A window of the Hypomesus transpacificus isolate Combined female chromosome 22, fHypTra1, whole genome shotgun sequence genome harbors these coding sequences:
- the pde5aa gene encoding cGMP-specific 3',5'-cyclic phosphodiesterase: protein MPCLHSEALESMAAADGESPRASSKSGRDRSPGQVPEKDQPVVTSAGWFFSPLWSPRSKTHRWGFGKGVESDRVEAWLDDQSDFARSYLRRTSEDMLSGRMVEMALSSQSSREGHKTPCSNPHACMLLLGRRRESYPLSRPSLWISSPSRPTPQTLTPSGSRSPRTPHSPHSSRRTGPCGQGEGCGWMMGLLGGGLSMVGSVTDLCRRALLHAGEVVTAECCWLSLVRTDLDGGSGLEVVVSLPVKGSRKGDSSRSQAHLELVKGIMGYVVATGFPLNIRDVYEDPRFSVHMDQTPAYRLKSVLCVPIQNHRHKVVGAALVINKRSSGHGPCCLFTDLDEKIMSNHMGLLGMVLDNAQLYESARQEARRSQVLMDLAHLVSEEQRSLEVLLGKMAAIILPFTHAQYCTFFITKEGSTVKLADSFSHVVEMECEELGPTCQIFRRECAMTEVDSAPALKVLGSMETLNIYDVTQDPVRTLICCPIRNSKTHDVIAVCQLMAKQSRVLGEPEAFNGYDERLLEDVAVYCSLALQRGQTAYSMDRLRARLEVMKEVLSHHITPSDEEICALQKASIPSAQSLHILEFSFTDFALSDADTMQATVRMFLDLNLVQDFNIDYKNLCQWVLSVRRCYRTNVPYHNWSHGLSTAQCMFAMLMATEQLQANFSRLEVLALMIATLNHDLDHRGVGNSYIERSQQPIAQLYGHSSLEHHHYALCLFILNNPGSQILSGLSQEDYQALLAMIEEAILATDLAVFVERRAEFFALSRTGGVCWENEKHRDLLRSMLMTASDICAIAKPWPVQRKIADLVAKEFFAQGDREKHNFNIKPLAVMDRDNSTRLPHMQVDYIDSICHPLYQALSGIFTSCSPLLDGCRRNRENWQHLTEMEKEEGELE from the exons ATGCCCTGCCTTCACTCGGAAGCTTTGGAGTCTATGGCGGCAGCGGATGGAGAGAGTCCCCGCGCCTCTTCCAAGTCGGGGAGAGACCGGTCCCCCGGTCAAGTACCTGAAAAAGACCAACCCGTTGTGACCAGCGCTGGTTGGTTTTTCTCGCCACTGTGGAGCCCCCGATCCAAGACGCATCGCTGGGGTTTCGGGAAGGGGGTGGAGAGCGACCGAGTGGAGGCTTGGCTTGATGACCAATCTGACTTTGCAAGGTCCTATTTACGCAGAACTTCGGA GGACATGCTGAGTGGCAGAATGGTGGAGATGGCCCTGTCCTCTCAATCCTCAAGAGAGGGTCACAAGACTCCCTGCTCTAATCCCCATGCCTGCATGCTCCTCCTGGGTCGGCGCAGGGAGTCCTACCCCCTGTCCAGGCCCTCCCTGTGGATCTCCAGTCCCTCAAGACCCACGCCACagaccctcaccccctctggcAGTCGTtcccccaggacccctcactccccccacTCCTCAAGGAGGACTGGGCCCTGTGGACAAGGTGAGGGCTGTGGGTGGATGATGGGGCTCCTGGGCGGAGGCCTCAGCATGGTAGGATCCGTGACAGATCTCTGCCGGCGTGCCCTGCTGCATGCCGGGGAGGTGGTGACAGCTGAATGCTGCTGGCTGTCTCTCGTGCGGACGGATCTGGATGGAGGAAGTGGCTTGGAGGTGGTAGTCTCCCTGCCGGTCAAGGGGTCAAGGAAGGGGGATTCCTCAAGAAGCCAAGCCCACTTGGAGCTGGTCAAAGGCATCATGGGATATGTGGTGGCCACAGGATTTCCATTGAACATCAGGGACGTTTATGAG GACCCCAGGTTCAGTGTTCACATGGATCAGACACCTGCATACAGACTGAAGAGTGTCCTGTGTGTGCCCATCCAAAACCACAGACACAAG gttgtaGGAGCAGCCCTGGTTATTAACAAGAGGAGCAGTGGACATGGACCCTGCTGTCTGTTCACTGACCTGGATGAGAAG ATCATGTCCAATCATATGGGTTTATTGGGGATGGTTCTGGACAACGCCCAGCTGTATGAGAGCGCCAGACAGGAAGCAAGGCGAAGCCAG GTCCTGATGGACCTAGCTCATCTGGTTTCAGAAGAGCAGCGTTCCCTGGAAGTGCTGTTGGGCAAAATGGCCGCCATCATCCTGCCCTTCACACACGCTCAGTACTGCACCTTCTTCATCACGAAGGAGGGAAGCACGGTAAAACTCGCA GATTCCTTCTCCCATGTGGTCGAAATGGAATGTGAGGAGCTGGGACCAACTTGTCAGATCTTCAGAAG GGAGTGTGCCATGACCGAGGTAGATTCGGCTCCCGCCCTCAAAGTGCTGGGCTCCATGGAGACGCTCAACATTTATGATGTCACTCAGGACCCTGTGAGGACTCTTATCTGCTGCCCAATCAGAAACAGCAAGACGCATGATGTCATCG CGGTTTGCCAGCTGATGGCGAAGCAGAGTCGTGTGTTGGGGGAGCCAGAGGCCTTCAACGGCTACGATGAGCGCCTCCTGGAGGATGTGGCCGTGTACTGCAGCCTGGCTCTACAGAGAGGCCAAACTGCCTACAGCATGGACAGACTGAGGGCCAGGCTGGAGGTCATGAAAGAG GTTCTGTCCCACCACATCACCCCATCAGACGAGGAGATCTGTGCGTTGCAG AAAGCGTCCATCCCTTCTGCCCAATCACTGCACATTCTGGAGTTCAGCTTCACAGATTTTGCCCTATCAGACGCTGACACCATGCAGGCCACAGTACGGATGTTCCTAGACCTAAACCTAGTCCAGGACTTTAATATTGACTACAAG AATCTGTGCCAGTGGGTGCTGAGTGTGAGGCGATGCTACCGGACCAACGTGCCCTATCACAACTGGAGCCACGGCCTGAGCACCGCCCAGTGTATGTTCGCTATGCTAATGGCCACGGAGCAACTTCAG gcTAACTTCTCTCGTCTGGAGGTTCTAGCCCTGATGATAGCTACTCTGAACCATGACCTCGACCATAGAGGAGTGGGCAACTCCTACATCGAGAG GAGCCAGCAGCCTATTGCTCAGCTGTACGGCCACTCATCTCTGGAGCACCACCACTACGCCCTCTGTCTGTTCATCCTCAACAATCCG gGCAGCCAGATCTTGAGTGGTCTCTCCCAGGAGGACTACCAGGCACTGCTGGCCATGATCGAGGAGGCCATCCTGGCTACTGACCTGGCCGTCTTTGTCGA gaggagagcagagttcTTTGCTCTGTCCAGGACAGGTGGGGTGTGTTGGGAAAACGAGAAACACAGAGACCTGCTCAG gTCCATGTTGATGACAGCTAGCGACATATGTGCCATTGCAAAGCCCTGGCCTGTTCAGAGGAAG ATCGCAGACCTTGTTGCCAAAGAGTTTTTTGcacaaggagacagagagaagcacaATTTCAATATTAAACCACTA GCAGTGATGGACAGAGACAACAGCACACGGCTCCCCCACATGCAGGTGGACTACATTGACAGCATCTGTCATCCCCTCTACCAG gctctCTCTGGGATATTTacatcctgctctcctctgctggaTGGCTGCAGGCGGAACAGAGAGAACTGGCAGCACCTTACCGAGATGgaaaaggaagagggggagtTAGAATAA
- the ppp2r2ca gene encoding protein phosphatase 2, regulatory subunit B, gamma a has translation MGEDTESSKINHSFLRDYVTEADVISTVEFNQTGHLLATGDKGGRVVIFQRETESKGEAEDVGEAVGESGEYNVYSTFQSHEPDFDYLKSLEIEEKINKIRWLPQQNAAHFLLSTNDKTIKLWKVSERDKRPEGYNLKDEEGRIKDIATVTSLQVPVLKPTDLMVEVRPRRVFSNGHTYHVNSISVNSDGETYLSADDLRINMWNLGITDRSFNIVDIKPANMEELTEVITSAEFHPQHCHLFVYSSSKGTLRLCDMRAGALCDRHTKLFEEPEDPGSRSFFSEIISSVSDVKFSHSGRYLLTRDYLTTKVWDLHMEKGPVETYQVHEYLRSKLCSLYENDCIFDKFECVWNSSDSVIMTGAYNSFFRMFDRETGKGVTLEAWRETSKPRAVLRTRRVYSGGKRRRGDVGVDSLDFTKKILHMAWHPAENIIAIAATNNLYIFQDRVNPETHGQ, from the exons ATGGGCGAGGATACTGAGAGCTCCAAGATCAACCACAGCTTCCTCCGAGACTACGTCACTGAAG ctgATGTCATCTCCACGGTGGAATTCAACCAGACCGGCCACCTGCTGGCCACAGGGGACAAGGGCGGCCGTGTGGTCATcttccagagagagacagag TCTAAAGGGGAGGCTGAGGACGTAGGGGAGGCAGTGGGGGAGTCGGGGGAGTACAATGTCTACAGCACGTTCCAGAGCCACGAACCGGACTTTGACTACCTGAAGAGCCTGGAGATCGAGGAGAAGATCAACAAGATCCGCTGGCTCCCCCAACAGAACGCcgcccacttcctcctctccaccaatg ATAAGACCATCAAGCTCTGgaaagtgagcgagagagacaagCGTCCTGAGGGATACAACCTGAAGGACGAGGAGGGCAGGATCAAGGACATCGCCACTGTCACCTCACTGCAG gTGCCGGTGCTGAAGCCCACAGATCTGATGGTGGAGGTTCGTCCCAGACGAGTGTTCTCCAACGGACACACCTACCACGTCAACTCCATCTCCGTCAACAGCGATGGAGagacctacctgtctgctgATGACCTGCGCATCAACATGTGGAATTTGGGCATCACCGACCGCAGCTTCA ACATTGTGGATATCAAGCCAGCCAACATGGAGGAGCTGACAGAGGTGATCACCTCAGCAGAGTTCCACCCACAGCACTGCCACCTGTTCGTCTACAGCAGCAGCAAGGGCACCCTGAGGCTGTGTGACATGAGGGCCGGCGCCCTCTGCGACAGACACACCAAAC TGTTTGAGGAGCCGGAGGACCCGGGAAGCCGGTCCTTCTTCTCTGAGATCATCTCCTCGGTGTCAGACGTGAAGTTCAGCCACAGCGGGAGGTACCTGCTCACCAGAGACTACCTCACCACCAAGGTGTGGGACCTGCATATGGAGAAGGGCCCTGTGGAGACCTACCAG GTGCATGAGTACCTGAGGAGCAAGCTGTGTTCTCTGTATGAGAATGACTGCATCTTTGACAAGTTTGAGTGTGTCTGGAACAGCTCAGatag cgtGATCATGACGGGGGCGTACAACAGCTTCTTCCGGATGtttgacagggagacagggaagggCGTGACCCTGGAGGCGTGGCGGGAGACCAGCAAACCTCGAGCTGTGCTACGTACACGGCGCGTCTACTCAGGCGGCAAGCGTCGCCGTGGCGACGTGGGCGTGGACAGCCTGGACTTCACCAAGAAGATCCTCCACATGGCCTGGCACCCAGCGGAGAACATCATTGCCATAGCAGCCACCAATAACCTCTACATCTTCCAGGACAGGGTCAACCCTGAGACTCACGgacagtga